In SAR324 cluster bacterium, the genomic window GGCAGCGGTAGCCCTCCGAGCCAAAGATCAGGCTCTGTTCAAATTGGCAGGACAGGTCCTGATCTATCCAGTGACCGATCTCACCCAAAGTCTACCCTCCTACGAATCGTTTGCTGAAGGCTACCTGCTCACTCGGGCATCCATGCGTTGGTTCATTCAGCAGTATCTGCCAACCGCTGTAGATCCTAAACACCCCGAGGCTTCCGTACTCTTTGCTGATTCCTTAACAGGTCTGCCTCCTACTCTATTGATTGTGGCCGGATTTGATCCGTTGCGGGATGAGGGGCTGGCCTATGCCCAACGCTTACGCGATGCAAAGGTTACTGTGGTGGAGCGGAACTGGGAGGGGATGGTGCATGGTTTTATCAATCAACGGGACATGTTGCCCCAGGCCAGAGAAGCTTCTCAGTGGATTGCCCAGGAAGTGAATCGTTTGCTGTCAAAAGTACCGAACCAACGTTCGAAGATCCGTGCAGGGGTTCTCTCCTCGACCAAGGTGCAGGGCAGCTTTGAAATTCGTGAAATGGAACTTGAGGACCTACATCGTGTCTATGCCTTGGGCGAACAACTCTACACCGCGGAAGACTGGCCCAATCTCTATCGCACTTGGGACGAAACCGACTTCATCAACAATTTCAACACGGATGGTGAATTCTGCTGGGTGGCAGAGACGGAAGCTGGAGAGATCATCGGCTTTGCCTTGGGAGCGATGTTGGAGAAACGAAGAAGCGCCTGGGCCTATGGCTGGGTAGACTGGTTGGGAGTGCACTCCGCTTGGCAAGGCAAGGGTGTCGGCAAACGCCTGCTCGACAGACTGACCGATTTATTCATCGAAGAGGGAGCTCGGATGATCCTGATTGATACCGAAGCCGATAACGAGAAGGCCCTGCGTTTCTTCAAGAAAGAAGGTTTTGGCAATCCCAATGAGCACGTCTATCTTTCACGGAATCTCACCCGTGATCCGGAATACCTCAAGCGCAAGCGGCGCACTTCCGCTCCCGGCAAATCCAGAACTCCAAACAACAGCCGTCCCAAGCCTCAACGACCTTGAATTCGTTGTTTTGGATTTCCCTCATCCAGCTTTCAGCCTGATTGTCTCAAATGAAGATGGAAAAACTTGATTGAACGGTTATCCGAAAACCCTCGCCAAGTTGGGAGAAGGCAAAGAAAATTACCAACATTTGTGGGAGCTTTCGTAACCTAGACAAGGTTCATTGTTCAATCTAAGCTTCGCTGAGCACTCGACTCGCGGCTTCAAGCGCCCCATCACCATGGGGAACCTTCAGAGCCTTGAAGCCTGCATCCAGCACTCCCAGCATCCCTAGTGTCATGTGGGCATTGACGTGTCCCATGTGTGCCACTCGGAAGAACCCGTGTCGAGCCGGATCATCCGGTTCTGCCATGCCAATCCCCAATCCGAGAGTGACCCCTGCGCGGTGTTCCGTCCATTTGCGGAGCTCCGTGCCATAGGGAGCTTCCATCGAGACCGAAGTGACCGAGTGTGAGCGGTATCGTCGGTCCTGGATGTTGAGCTGAATCGAACTCCCTACGCTCCAGGTCTCGAAGGCTGACCAGACGGCTTGGCTGAGCTTGGCGTGTCGAGCCCAGACCTGTTCCAATCC contains:
- a CDS encoding GNAT family N-acetyltransferase, whose product is MKLAPEAQLYLQLRASLNLPDLTTLAPPEARKISEETSRRWHLSEPQPVGSVEQRHCEGPNGLIPLRIYRPTAATATGWPVMIFFHGGGWVLGSLDGVDGFCRALCQEAQLLVVSVDYRLAPEHQFPTGLDDCLTVTQWVAENTDLLGGDSCKLLVGGDSAGGNLAAAVALRAKDQALFKLAGQVLIYPVTDLTQSLPSYESFAEGYLLTRASMRWFIQQYLPTAVDPKHPEASVLFADSLTGLPPTLLIVAGFDPLRDEGLAYAQRLRDAKVTVVERNWEGMVHGFINQRDMLPQAREASQWIAQEVNRLLSKVPNQRSKIRAGVLSSTKVQGSFEIREMELEDLHRVYALGEQLYTAEDWPNLYRTWDETDFINNFNTDGEFCWVAETEAGEIIGFALGAMLEKRRSAWAYGWVDWLGVHSAWQGKGVGKRLLDRLTDLFIEEGARMILIDTEADNEKALRFFKKEGFGNPNEHVYLSRNLTRDPEYLKRKRRTSAPGKSRTPNNSRPKPQRP